The Myxococcales bacterium genome includes the window CGCGCATGCACGAGGTCACTCATGGCGCGCCTCCAATCGCGGCCGCATAAATATCGAGGCTGCGGCCTATCGGTGACACGTGGGGCGCGTCAGCGTAGTGATGCTGCGTGCGAAACAGGCCCGCAAAATGCGCGGGCTGGGTGTGGCGCGCGTACGGCTCGAGGCCGCGCGGATGCCGCGCAATCTCATGGGAGCCCTCAAAAATCGCAACCTCGTCATCGCCGACTAGGACCTCGACCGTGCGCTTGACGAAGGCATGCGGCACGCTATAGCGAATCGTATCCACATCGACGAAGCAGTCATTGGCGACGCGACGCTCAAGGCGCCGCTGACGGATTGGCAGTGCGCGTGGCAAGGGCCGCAGCGCCGCGGCCTCCACCTCCGCGAAGCGATCTGCTGGCCGCGCCCTCGTGGTGCCATGGATGCGCTGATCCGCGAGCGCCATCCACTGCACCAGATGTGCCTGCAGCGCGCCAAACGACGCGAAGCTCTGGCCCGCGAGGCCATTGCGCTTGACGTAGCCAACCCCTGACTCGGTCTTGCCCTTGGTGCGCGCGCGATACGGCTTGCACACGCTGACGGCGACGCCAAAATCACGACAGAAGCTCGCAAACGCCGGGTGGACTTGCACGCCGCCGTCCGCACCGGGCCGCCGCAGCACGAGCGCGCCGGCGCGATCAATCAAGATGCTTTGGGTGACGCCGCCAAACGCCGTAAACGCCCCCGCGAGCCCTTCGCGCCAATCATCTTGGCGCTGCGCGAGGGAGGCTCGGACAAAAATTCGGCGCGAGTAGCCCAGCACCGCGACAAATAAATGGACGCGCGTGCGCTGGCCGCCGATCAAGACGGTCTTCTCACCGAAGTCAATTTGCAACTGCGCACCGGGCGCCGTCTCAAACCGCACCGTCGCCAGCGCCGCTGCGGCCTGCGCTTGGCGGTGGGGCGCCAAGCGGCGCTGCAGCGTCCGCAATGACACCAGTGTGCCCGCCTCCGCCATCAGCCGCTGCACCACCACCGTATTGCCGGCGGCCTCCGCGCGCAAAAGCGCCGTCGCCTGCGCCAAGGCTTCGTCGTCGAGCTTGCGCGCACGCGGGCGCCTTTGCACCGCGGCACCGTCGCCGCCGCGCAGGTAGCGCTTGACGCTGTTTTTGGCCACGCCGACCTCGGCGGCGATGCGCCGGGCGCCCCACTTCAAGGCGGCAAGCGTGCGGATTTGCCTTACTATTTCCGGATCTATCATCGGGATGCTCAGCATCCCGCCGTTTCCATGTGCTTCAACTGTCATGTGCCCTCCGTCATTTGCATGTCGGGAGGGGGTCAGTTTTAGTGGCGCCAATGGGTCAGTTTACGTGGCGCCTGACAATCGCCAACCAGCAACACCCGATCTGGGCCATACATTTGTTCAAAGGTTGCCATGCCCGCGTG containing:
- a CDS encoding IS21 family transposase, with the protein product MIDPEIVRQIRTLAALKWGARRIAAEVGVAKNSVKRYLRGGDGAAVQRRPRARKLDDEALAQATALLRAEAAGNTVVVQRLMAEAGTLVSLRTLQRRLAPHRQAQAAAALATVRFETAPGAQLQIDFGEKTVLIGGQRTRVHLFVAVLGYSRRIFVRASLAQRQDDWREGLAGAFTAFGGVTQSILIDRAGALVLRRPGADGGVQVHPAFASFCRDFGVAVSVCKPYRARTKGKTESGVGYVKRNGLAGQSFASFGALQAHLVQWMALADQRIHGTTRARPADRFAEVEAAALRPLPRALPIRQRRLERRVANDCFVDVDTIRYSVPHAFVKRTVEVLVGDDEVAIFEGSHEIARHPRGLEPYARHTQPAHFAGLFRTQHHYADAPHVSPIGRSLDIYAAAIGGAP